The following DNA comes from Nicotiana sylvestris chromosome 10, ASM39365v2, whole genome shotgun sequence.
CACATGGTTTTTTCATCACAAtgcataaattaaaataaaatacaataatttAAATATGCTTTTAGTCTGactctttttccccttttttttaaaCACTAGTATATGAGCATCAATAAACTCTATAAATAATCTACGTCAACTACGATCTTCATCATCTTCATTGCAAATCCACTAATTCCTAGGTTCCATTTAATACTCCTTGAATTCAACCCTACaatgaagaaaaataaatataaaagttAGTTGTTGCAGACGGCATGTTTAAGCAAAAAAGATAGTGTAAATTTGTTAAAGATTATATTCTAACTTGAACGgtgcaattaaaataaaaaaagatttaTAAGAATCGAACGTTTATAGATAGCAAATCTAGGCACATGATGTATGTGAGGGTAAGGGAAAGAAATCTCTTTGGTACGTATAAGTAGCAATCACAAATCGAAGTTTCAAAAGCCAAAAGAGAGATTTTTCAATAAGAAAAAAATTGGTTGAGACACGAGATAACAGTGCGGGTTTGCTAGCAAAAAAGTACAAAAAACTAATTATATGTTCACTTTATATATCTaggaaaacaaattgaaattaaAGATTACCTTGTCCAAGGAAGATCTAACGAGCTGTTGTtccaacggctatttttgcatTTGAGATTTGGCCATTTCTTTGCAAAAAGCATTTTGTTTATGTACTATTTCAAGTTCCTTCTCAGCTTCTTCAATTGCTAACTTCATTTTTCTTTCAATAGCAAGGCAACCATACACAGGGTTTTCTTTCCTAATCTTAGCCTCTAAAATTAAGCTTTCTGCCATTTTTCCTTTTTGCTCATCATCAACTGAATTAAGCATATTTATGATGTTGCTTACGCCGAAAAGTTGATAAACATTTTGGAAATCTTCAGTTCTATTGGAAGGAAAATATGGAGCTAATTGGCAATTTGCATCACATCTTTTCCTTAGGTGCGTACAGGCTGCACATTTTTCAGTAGATATGAGCGGATTTGCATTCTCCATCTTTTTTTTCACTTGGGAATTAACCCTAAATCTTAATAGAAAGAAGATATATAAGCAACTTTTTCCTCCCTATTTTCTTCTTAATAtaaaaatggagaagaactgAGTTGATATTAAACACAatgcaatataagaaatatatatAGCAAGATATaatgattttactgttttaaTTACATAATCAGATTACATCTAAGATAACAGGATTTGACTCTTACTTAAATACATTTAATAAGCCTAGATTTTGTTCTCTAAAAATGAGTAAATATTTTTTGGTAGCAAATCCTTCATGTTACTTAGTAAATATGTTCATATTTGGTTACTTGTGATTCATGGGACATATGTAATTACGGTTCAAGCGAAGTTCAGTATGCTTTCTCAAAAAGTTAGAAAAAGTTCCGCGCATATTTGCGTTAGGTTTAAAAATTCAAGTAAGTTATGTATATAGTGTACaagcaaaatatatatataatcttcaAAGTATTTACTATGAGTCTTTAAACTTCATAAAAGAACAAATCAATTTCTTTGAATGGTTTGAGGCTTATGCTGAGTATCACCAATTAGATTTTCCTTTTTCTAAATCAGTTAATGTTTCAAAAATTTGGAAAACCTCCTCCGGAGAAGAAGTCCTCTCAGAACTTCCTCCGACACAAGGATTTTCAACAAGTTATGCAAATACTTCAGTAGTAGCTAATCCTTTcaaattaaaaaatgaaaatgaagctATTACAGGCAAAgatattaaaagtatttttgaacaaaatAATTATACGAACAAATATTTACAATCCCTTGGTGAATATTTAGTTACAAAACCAACTTCAGCATCTACTAGTTCTAAGCCAGCAGATACCTTCACTTCTTCAATCCCTTTGTTTAAACCTTATGAGATCCCTAGAACTTTTGCTACGGAACTTCGGATCCACCAAGATAAAGACTATCCTCAGTTCTCTGACCTTCAGCGTAGGATCCTAGAAATAGAGAAAACTCTGATAGCTCAGGATACTCCAACTAAGGAGTTTTCTGTCCATGTTCTCCGAGAAGCCGATTCTGACCAAGAAACCAATTCGCAGTCAGAacaattttatgaaaatcctcCCCTCGAAATTAACCCCGTAAGAACAGGATCTTTCAACTGGCGTCAGCCCCAAAGACTTTACTATTCTAGAGCTACCCATCCTGATGTAGCCTTAGAAGAAAGACCCAATGTTATGCAAACAACTATAATGCCAATAATATCTATGAATGGAACATAGATGGTTGTTCTGAATATAATATTCTGGCCAAATTACAACAAATGACTATGGTAGCTAGTGCATACCAAACTTCTCATAACTGTTCTGACTAGCTTACTACTCATATCTTAGTAGCAGGTTTCACAGGTCAACTTAAAGGATGGTGGGATACCCATTTTAGCGAAGAAGATAAGAACCAAATTCTATTAAGTGTCCGAGTTGATTCGGCAAGAGAACCAATTCTTAAGGATGGCCTTACCATTCCTGACTCAACCAACACCCTGATTTATACCATTATCAAAACATTCATAGGTAATACAGGTATCTTTAGGGAAAGATCTTCTGAGATACCTAACAACTTTAAGTGTAAAACCCTTTCTGATTTCAGATGGTATAAAGATTCCTTTCTTACCCGAATCTACGAAAAATTTGATGGAAATCTCCCATATTGGAAAGAAAAATTCCTAGATGGTCTACCTAAGTCTCTTAGGGATTTAGTTAAAGAAGAACTCCAAAATCAACATTCTGGTGATATTATTCCTTACGAACAAATCACCTATGGCCAACTCACACGCCTCATTCAACATGTTGCTCTCAAAATCTGTCGACATGATAAGATATTGAGATAATTAGCCAAAGATAGAGCACAGACTCGTCGAGATCTAGGTAGTTTCTGTGAATACTTTGGCTTACCACCTTGTAGAAAAAATCCTCACAAGAGACGACCAACCAATGATATGGAGATTACGAAATATAGGTCTtctgcacccaagtttaggaaggccAAACCGTTTTCTTCTAAATCCAAAACCTTTCCCAATAAACATAAACCAACAAACTTCCAAACTCCCAATTCTGGCAAATGTTTCAAATGCAACAAACAAGGTCATATTGCCAAATACTACAAGTTGTCTAACAAAGTTAGAAATCTTAATTTAAATGAGTCTATTCTTAACCAGATCGAACAACTTTTACTAGAAGATAGCGACACTTCCGATGTTACTGATGATGAACTTTAACAACAATTTAACCAACTTGAAGATGATGACACAAAATCATCTTCATCTCAGTGTAGTTAAGAGGAACCTGTGATTAATGTTCTCTCCAAAGAACAAGATCTTCTTCTTGAAATAATAAGCAATCTCTAAGATTCTGAGCAAAAGAAGTATTATCTCGAGCAGTTCAAACGAACAATTGATAAGCCTTCTACATCTTCGTCTAGTCTCTTTACCAATCATCCTCAAGTTGCCAATACTTACAATATTACTGATATCCTCAGTAGATTCCCTTCCCAAAAACCTATGGTAGTGACTATCCAAGATCTCCAAACTGAGATAGCATTCTTTAAGGAAGAAATTCGAGAAATTAAGGCTAGACAAGAATTAGATCGTCTTGTTCTCCAACAGCTCTCTACCAAACCTGAAGAGTTCAAACCAACTGATGTTAAACCAGTTGAACAAGAAGTTTTTTGCAACCACTTCTCTAGAATTTCCATAAGAAAATGGCATATGAGAGTCATTCTAATTGTCAATAAGTCCTTTACCTTGGATATCATTGCCTTATTTGATACAGGTGCAGATCTCAACTGCATACAAGAAGGGCTCATTCCAACCAAATTCTTTGAAAAAACCAAAGAAGGTCTTAGGGTTGCTAACAGCGGGAaacgtgggggaatgggtaatcgggttttggttcgaacctcgggttttgaccacgtgggcccgaggggcgttttgttcattttacataatttcgcgtattagcttagaaattaactgtagaatcagttacttgaagtgttatttacattatgcaattgaattgaatagatttcggccatttggagtcgagtactcgtggcaaagacgtggtgttagGTTGATCTTTGAACCGGTTTgaggtaaatggcttgcctaaccttgtgtgggagaccttcccctcaggattgatatatttggtaattgaaatgccttgtacgtgaggtgactcGTGCGTATTTGTGCAAATtcttggaaatccgattttctttaagtacttattAGTATGTTCCTTCTCCGGCTGTTATTATTTGTACTATTAATCCCGTTGttagtttaggaaagcatgtctaagtgatttaattgctttaattgttcaatctgtttacctgaactctgtgcagcgtgctaggctagaattatttgttgCCTTGATATGAAATTTCTCTTCTCTGAATATTTCCTTGCTGCTTctatgtatttacattgggactgcaaatgtgggattccggtagattccctttgtctgtttactttgggactgcgggttagattcctgatagatccccttgcacatttactttgggactgcgggttagattccccatagatccccctgtacatttactttggaactgcgggttagattcccgatagatccccctgcacatttactttaggactgcgggttagattctcGATAGAtgcccctgcacagttatatagaACTACAAAAATGcactcggtagattcccccagtactgggtatttacatttgggactatggagcgggattccggtagatccccgcgcactccACTTGATATGTAAAGATGGGACAtgacagtatcctgggagatccccgattgttactgtcggtgttgagttgtatttcttttTCATGTTTACCTGGTTCTATATAGTTGTTGCTGTTCTGTTCACCCCGTGTTATTTTACTGCTGCACTCATTTATACTGTTCCGTTCTATACTGTTaacctttatattttatttaatctcagtagggccctgaccttcctcgtaaCTACCCAAtagaggttagacttggcacttattgagtaccactgtggtgtactcatgcctcttctgcgcatgtttttcatgtgcagatccaggtaccactgATCAGGCCTACCATCGTTGTGGGAAACAACTGCGTAGAGGCTCCGATGTACACTTGTCGCGTCTGcggaccaaggagtccctttctattccagcctttagtatttagcccttttgtacttttctgttctttattagaaattccggagttagagctatgtagtatttctttcttagcttgtgattcatgggtttctgggtcttggacttatgtttggtattgaaagttaaacatggtgtatatCGAGCGGCACATTTACACACTATTATTGCTTGATTTCtgttttaaaattgttttacttccgcaagttggGTATCTTCCAcgaatttaggcttacctagtcgtagagactaggtgccgtcacgatggttcacggagggtgaaccggggtcgtgacaagttggtatcagagctctaggttcataggagtcatggatcacaagccagtttattagagtctcgctgatcggtacggaggcgactgtacttatctacgagaggctatgtaaccgttaggaaaattccacttcatttgatttccctgtcgtGCGAAATATTTGACATCACAAtcctaaacttctatcttctattctctcacagatggtgaggatacgtgctaccagagatgattaGACACCCGCGCCCACTGcgagagccgtcagaggtcggggtcagggtagaggccgaggacgcgcacgtggtgcaaccAGGGCACCCGCGCGAGCTACCACCGAAGAGTCACCAACAGTTCCAGTTAGAGTCCAGGCATtggatacgcctactgctactactactccagcacttcaggagacattagcacagttcctgagcatgtttggtccATTTGTTCAGGCGaggttgattcaggttgtaccaactacttcacagatcgaGGGAGGGACCCAGAATTCTGCCGTCCCCGATCCAAAGCAATGAGTTCACATTGGTCAGGTTCCAAGTGTCATAGCGACACAACCTGTGGTCCCAATTCCGTGGGTGGTGAGAAACCCTTGCCGAGTAGAGGACAAGTGGGTCCAGGAGAGAAAGGGCAGATGAGGTCAGGAGGGAGATTATAGGGGAGTGAGTAGACCTCATCGACTGGGGATACCcattggtccttattttggaggaagagtacgacatggtagaggttttgcgggtcagccagctcagtttgcatctTAGATTTTACACAATGTTTCAGGTGTTCAAGGGTCTTagagtacccgtaccgcacagttcccacTGCCACGTCGGCCGCGAGGCTGCTTTGAGTTTGGTGAcatacgccatatggtgaggtattgccgtagacttgggaggagtgcacctccacagacttctcagccatagcgcactccgcagagttctcaggctatgatcacaacaccagttgctaccccacctgctcagccagctagaagggaaggccaagccagatattatgcccttcctgcccgtaccgaggctgttgcctctgattctgtcatcacaggtattatactggttttccacagagatgcatcagttttattcgatccaggctctacttactcttatgtgtcttgtTATTTTTcttcgcatttgggtgtaccttgggattctttgagttcccctgtttatgtttctactcctgtgggagattctctcgtGGTAGACCGTATTTATCGGTTGTGTTTggtttctcttagtggttttgagaccaaagttgatttattgttactcaatatggttgattttgacattattttgggcatggactaattgtcgccctattatgctatttttgattgtcatgccaagatcgtGACACTAGCTATGCAAGGTGTACCGCGTGTCGAGTGGAGTGGTACATTAGATCACACCCCcagtagggttatttcttttcttaaagctcagcatatggttgagaaggggtgtgacacatatttagcttatgtgagagatgtcagtattgataccccttttgTTGACTCAGTCCCTGTAGTACGTGATTatctcgatgtgtttccagctaatcttCCAGGAATGCCAcatgatagagatattgattttggcattgatctattaccgggcactcagcccatttctaatCCTCTGTATCGCATGGcacctcctgagttgaaggatcagttacaggaattgcttgataagggttttattcggcctagtgtatcgccttggggtgctcctgtcttgtttgtgaagaaaaaagatggttctatgcatatgtgtattgattatcgccagttgaacaaggttatggtgaagaaccgttatcctttgctttgtattgatgatctgtttgaccagcttcagggtgcacgagtgttttctaagattgacttgcgctcaggttaccatcagttaaagattcgggagccagatatcccaaagaccgctttcaggactcgatatggtcattacaagttccttgttatgtcatttgggctgaccaatgccccaacaacctttatgcatttgatgcatagtgtgttccggccgtatcttgactcgttcgtcattgtctttatggatgatattctggtgtattcctgtaatcggg
Coding sequences within:
- the LOC104233108 gene encoding LOB domain-containing protein 27-like, translating into MENANPLISTEKCAACTHLRKRCDANCQLAPYFPSNRTEDFQNVYQLFGVSNIINMLNSVDDEQKGKMAESLILEAKIRKENPVYGCLAIERKMKLAIEEAEKELEIVHKQNAFCKEMAKSQMQK